The following nucleotide sequence is from Zea mays cultivar B73 chromosome 1, Zm-B73-REFERENCE-NAM-5.0, whole genome shotgun sequence.
CCGGTTCTCTCTACTCCTTCGTTCTCTCTCACGCGAGCAGTGCACTTTGAGCCGCCGTCGTGAGGAGCTCCGCCCGTCCGCCGTCACCCGTCAATTCAGGTGAATCTGCcaccacttcttctccttccAGCCCCCTCTTCTCTTCCCCCACCGGCCTTTCCTCCTTTGCTGTTTCTGCTTCTGCCACCGCCCCCTTCCTCCACGCCGTCAGCAGCCCTTCACCAGATCTGCTGGGTGCAGGGAGCTTCACAGTGATGGATCTGAAGATGGATTTGAATAGGAGGGGGAAATGGCAGAAAAGACCCGGTAGCTAGGCCCTATGTATGTCTCTATGCCCGTTCGTCGCCGGATCTGGCCAACCGCGTCTCCCAGTCCAGCGGCGTTCGTCCTGCTGGCTGCTGGCTGTGGGCTCAATGATACTCGGCAACGAGTAGCAGGTCTCAGTGATGGTGCACGTCCTGCTAGCTGTTGCTGCGTGCATGCTTGCTTTTGCTGCAGGGTGTCATTAGGTACGGTGGCTCCAGCCGATTATTAGGATTAGGTAGCAAGTTGCTTGCTCTACCGGTGGGTGCAGCGGATTATTATCATGATGCATGTCTATTATTACCGAGTTGCTTACTCTGCACATTGGACTGAGCTCTGACTGATTGCTTGCTTGCTCCGGTCTATTATTGCCTACAGGGCCAGCCGAGGCTCCGTCCTATTATTGCAGCAACActttgagaagagaagcacatGCAACATAGGCTGACAGAAGGTATAATCTTGTTGCAACTATTTACTATGTGCCTTGTGTGATTATGTGGTATGTTAGCAACTAATGACTTTAACCTTGTTGTGTATAATATAGATGGATAAGAAGCAACAAATTTTAGTTTACACAGCTGCGTCACATATGTTGCTTTCAATGATGGCCATGGTTATTCAATCTAGAAAAAGAAAGCGTTCTGAATCTGTAGAAACAATTACCTATGCTCCAATTGAGGGGAGAGATAGAATGAGAATTGAATATCTTAATAATAAGATATGGAAAAATGATGTAACTTGTGTTAGTATGCTTAGACTCAATAGAGCATCCTTCTTCCGATTTTGTAAATTATTTAGGGATCGTGGCCTTTTGCAAGACACCATACATTTGTGTGTTGAGCAGCAGGTTGCGATGTTTTTAAATACTGTGGGTCACAATGTTAGGAATAGGTTAGTTGGCACCAATTTTGATAGGTCCGGTGAAACTGTTAGTCGCTATTTCAACAAAGTACTTCACGCTATTGGAGAGCTACGAAAGGAGTTTATTAGGCCACCATCTACATCAACTCCAGCTAAAATTGCAGGGAACCCAAGATGGGATCCTTACTTTAAGGTGTGAGGCTACCGTATCTTCCCTTCATTTTAAGGGTGGAATTCAGATTATAATTGCTTATATTTTTTTGCATTCTAATTGAATAATAGGATTGTATTGGTGCAATAGATGGCACACATGTGCGAGCATCTGTTCCTAAACACATGGAGGCTTCCTTTCGTGGTAGAAAGAGTTATGCTACTCAAAATGTCATGGCAGCAGTAGATTTTAATCTTCGATTCACATTTGTCTTGGCCGGTTGGGAGGGGACAGCTCATGATGCACTAGTCTTACGTGATGCGTTAGAAAGAGATAATGGTCTTCGTGTGCCTGAAGGTAAATACAACTTGTGTAGCTCATTACTTTAGTCATGAAATATAATACCTAGTGTAGCTCACATACATATCCCTTGTATGCTAGGCAAGTTCTACTTAGTCGATGCCGGATATGGAGCCAAACCTGGATTTATGCCCCCTTTTCGTGGAGTACGATACCACTTGAACGAGTGGGGAAATAATCCCgtgcaaaatgagaaagaattATTCAATCATAGACATTCATCTCTAAGAGTTTCAGTAGAGCGGGCATTTGGTTCATTGAAGAGAAGATTTAAAATTCTTGATGATGCTACACCATTCTTCCCCTTCTCTACACAAGTAGAAGTTGTGGTTGCTTGTTGTATTATTCACAATTGGGTTATACAAGATGGAGGTGACGACTTTATCATTCCTGAGAGTGAGGAATTACCTATCATTAATCATCAAACATCTTCGCATGGACAAGCAATAGAACATGGCATTATGGTTAACTTTAGGCAAGAACTTGCCAATGCTATGTGGGAAGACTATCATGCAAACACTATTTGATTGTTATGTATTTTCCAGTATCTCTATCATTTGTATGGACATGTATCTTTTATTTGTAAGGACATCTATATGTTATTCGTGTGGACATATTGCTAAATTTTGGAAGTATCTTTTATTTGTATGGACATGTATCTTTTATTTATATGGACATCTAGGTCATGGATAAGGAGACAAGTGGTGCAAAAGCTGGTGGTGGACTATGTCAATGGACACCAACTCAATCCACATTTGTTCTCACCTTTCTTAGCAACATTGTTGCTGATGGCACTAAAACCTCCACTGGCTTCAAGAAAGTTCATCTCAATGCTTGTGCTAAGGCTCTCAACGACCATTTTAAAATTATAAGGACAGGCGATCAAGTTGCTAATCACTTGAAGACATGGAAGAAGAAGTACATTAGGATCAACTACCTTAAGAATTTGAGTGCTGCTCTTTGGGATGAAAATGAATTCATTGTTTCTCTTGATCACGAGCACTACAAAGAACATATGGCGGTATGATTTTTACTAGCCTTTTATATTTGATATCACTGTCCTATGTCGTTTATTTATTAAGTGTTGCACTCATTGTCCTACATATAGCTATGTTTTGATTTAAGAATATATGATGATCATGGTTGAGGGAACTCTCATATAGATATGTTCTGATTTTTTTAACCTAAAACCATCTATGCATTAGTGCAAGAACAGTGGTGGGTGTTAGAGGCTATGTTCTGATATATTAGCACTGCATATATGAATTTTATCTGCAACTTTATTATATGTATATGAATTTTATTATTTGTATATGAACTTTATTTCTGGACACTTCATATATCTGTTTATATTTAATAAGTTTTGCATTCACTATTAGGACCCAAAAAACAAGGCTGATGATGAATATTTGAACAAGCCTCTTTCATACTATGGTTTTCTAGCTACAATCTTTGGCAATAGTGTTGCTACCGGTCAGTATGCAAAGAGCTCTAATGACCCACTTGGGAATGATGGGGTGAACAATGGTGCTGATGGCAATGCAGAAAGTGGGGGGATGAATCATGGGATTGATAAAAGTGTTGTAAATGATGATGCATCTTCATCAGCTAAGCCCGCTAAGAGAGCCAAGACTATTGATGATATCAGAAGAAAGACTGATTGCTTGGTTGAAGCATTTGATCGTGGTAGCGAAAGGCTAGCAAAGGCAATTGAGAAAGCAAGCAATGCTTTACCAGATGGTTTGTTTGAAGCAGTGGACAGTCTCCCAGGTTTTCAGCTTAACCACAAGTCTCGATACTATCAGCATTTGGTTAGGCATCCTAATGATGCCCATGCTTTCATGAATCTACCATTTGATTGGAAGTTGTCGTGGTTTTCGAATTTCGTTGGTGACAATTTTTAGATTGTGAGTCATGATTAGTGTCATGGTGTCTGATGAATTgaacttggtatgtcatggtgatATGAACTCATGTATCGTAGTTGTTTGATGAACTATGGTTATGTGTTGTGATTTTGCTTGTGTACTTGAACATCGCTGGTGATGAACTATGGTTATGAGTTATGGTTGTTGGGTGAAGTATGAATATAAACTCATGTTTTGGTATTATTAAAATGTTTTAGAGCATATAACTCATGTTTTCAATGTTTTGTACTATGGATATGAACACATTTTGTTCCTGCGCACATGTTGTTGGCGAGTGGAGTGATGTTGAACAAAAGCAGCTCCATTCAGCAGAAAGGCCAATTGGGCACTCGAGTGATGTTGCTGCGGTTCTGCTCTGGTACATTccacaaccaaacaaaaaactgaATGGCTCCGCTCTAATACACtctccaaccaaacaaaaaatggagCAGCTCCATCCTGCTTACCAAACATAGAACGGAGCAGTTCTACTCTCCAAATCTAGAATGGAGCTGCTCCACTCCGGTGGCTCCCCAACCAAACACATcctaagagcctaaccgctcaaagtgatgtcgggagctcacgccaagaaggagatggtgaccagcgagaagcccgacacaagccacaggaaggctccatcgggggagtccggcgacaagaagagggaggaatcaccttcccgcgtcaagtcgcaccggagtggcgacaagaagaagaaaatgaagaaagtggtctactacgagaccgattcttcgtcgccttccacctccggctccgacacgccgtccgtcacttctagggGAGCATCTTAAAACCGAAAACCAAACCCGAACCCGAACAGACCGAATTGTCGAtctattcgggttcgggttcggttcctatatgTGCTACATTTCGGGgtatgggttcgggttcggttcctaaccttTAAAATCCAAATAGACCtaataacccgaaatataaaaaaagttcttaatatgtgatggtattattatatgatttatgaacttattagctagaaataatgatatcatcttaacgatagtatatatatctttgtatgcaaatttttatagtcacttgttgtagtaatagtactttcaattaattattcattgtatatattttaacaaatATACTAGTATCTCTACAATTTGGGTCTATTCGGTGGAccaaatagaccgaaccgaaattgtgagtctattcgggttcggttcctaaatatttttgaaaatttcggttctcatttttcagaacgcgaaatttcacaaacccgaatagaccgaaccaaattaccctaatagaccgaatgcccagccctagtcacttctaagcgccatgagcgcaagaagtttagtaagattcccttacgctatcctcgcatttccaaacgtactcctttactttccgtcccactagacaaaccaccggtttttaacggtaaagattattgtatgtggagtgataaaatgaggtaccatctaacctcactccacgctagcatttgggacattgttgagtttggtgcacaggaaccatccgtgggggacgaaggctatgactcggacgaggtagcccaaatccggcacttcaagccccaagccactactatactcctcgcctctctaattcgagaggagtataataaggtgcaagggttgaagagtgacaaagagatttgggacgtactaaagaccgcacacgaaggagacgaggtgaccaagatcaccaaacgggaaacgatcgagggggagctcgatcgcttcatgcttcatcaaggggaggagccacaagccatgtacaaccggctcaagaccttggtgaaccaagtgcgcaacctcgggagcactgaaagggaaataggcttacaccttttcctaaaatgattttggtggttgaattgcccaacacaaataattggactaactagtttgctctagtctatgagttctacaggtgctaaaggttcacaataagccaataaaaagaccaagatagggttcaaaaaaagagagcaaaagacaacccaaaggcaccctggtctggcgcaccggactatccggtgtgccaccggacagtgtccggtgcaccagggaactcgaagctgaacttaccaccttcgggaaaatggaggggtgctccgctataattcaccagactatccggtgaagcaccggacagtgtccggtgtgccagcggagcaacggctacttcgcgcccaacgatcgactgcaacgcatttaatgcgcgcctgcgcgcgcagaggacagagcacgcgcagaaggcgcacctgaTAATCTACAGGACCtaaccggtgcaccaccggacagccaggcggccccaccagtcagagctccaacggtcggaacccaacggcccgctgacgtggctggcgcaccggacagtgttcggtggcgcaccggactgtccggtgcgccatgcgtcagcagcctcccaacggccacttttaatggttggggctataaataccccaaccaccccccattcaatggcatccaagtttctacacttctacaccttacaagagctatagcattcaatacaagacacaccaaagagatcaaatcctctcccaactccacacaaagcttcagtgattagagagagagatttgttgtgttcatttgagctcttgcgcttggattgcttcttttctttctcattctttcgtgATCaattcaattgtaaccgaggcaagagacaccaattgtgtggtggtccttgcggggactttgtgtcccggttgattgagaagaagaagctcactcggtctaagtgaccgtttgagagagcgaaagggttgaaagagacccggtctttgagaccacctcaacggggagtaggtttgcaagaaccgaacctcggtaaaacaaatcatcgtgtcttgctCTTTATTCGCCCACGATTTgtcttgcaccctctctctcggactcgtttatatttctaacgctaacccgatttgtagttgtgcttaagtttataaaattcaaattcaccctattcacccccctctaggcgactttcaattggtatcagagcccggtgcttcattagagcctaaccgctcgaagtgatgtcgggaacatccgccaagagggatctcgggaccggcgacaagtccgcaagctcggggaaaaCACTGTTGGGTCTAATTTGTaagggtctccctgtaattacagtctgtaaccctgctttatgggaatattccggggataaactaggtacccgagggcacatgcgtccttaacttaGGACGCAtgacactcagatacctataaatacccccgcacagtgcccttgagaggctagattaacagagctattgccatctcaagcAAAAACCCTGTTCATATTGTTTTCTCCcttccgttggatcaacttgcccaggagagaaagttccaacatttggcgcccaccgttcgtgctacgaaaaaaccacccacgatggcacccaagagagctagctcgaaggctgacgaggctgcgaaggcagcactcctggccgagaaaaagggcaaggccctcgccctcgtcgacaccacccaccaagaggccaccgagGACGACGctctcagcaagaggcagcgcgacgaacaacccactcccgaaggcagcctccgcacctgcagctctggaggacagCCACACctccccccaggcttcgctccaccggaggccGCGGACGTcgtcgaggacggcgaagtcatcggcgtctcagcggaagaacagctacagctgcgcgccttgcgcatcaagaaccgcaatctccagaagcaaaaagagatacttgaggccaacgccaacgtgtgtctgcgcaagccaaggtgcgacagatgatacgcgacgaagagcagaaggctcaggagctcgagcaagagatcgcgctcatgcagcgcgaaggccacctcggcctgcaacacggcccccctgcaacagcgcgcacaggtCGAAGACCTATACTTCCCCCAGCGCGGCCATGCCATACCGCACGATgtggcattccaaggtgtcaactaccttgatgagcaaagccccctggcgccacacctgcaagtgtcaccatgccccgccaacttcagggcagggacttatcccaagtacaacggcagctctGACCCAGcatagtacatcatgagttatgaggtcgacgttgcatcttccggaggggacgacgccacgatggccaagtcattcatcatcgccctcgaaggcccagctctcacctggtacaccaggttgcccccgttgtccatcgactcctggagaagtctccaggacaaattcctgctcaacttccaagggtaccgtccagacaccgacgccttggccgaactttcACTcttcaagcagctggaaaaagagactctgcgggaatactaccgcaagtttctaaccctcaagtcacaattgccttcggtcgatgaccaaatcgccatccactatGCCATCAGTGGCCTCCGGGTCggtgtcctttacagccactgcatcagggatccgcccaagaacctccaggagttgtatcaaCTATTTGagaaatatgccagatccgaagagctccaccaacgcaaggtcgagtctcaaaggaaacccaaagacactccacagtccagccgcacgtggacgaggccttcacagccagactccggtcgggacggccacaatcagcagcaggtgcacaacatcgccaaccagcaccccgctggcgaggcccctcgccgccagaagtatccccccagggccgcgggaatggaactcgtggtcggggtcggggacgtgcgcagcagccgcgcagattttattgcatgttccacggcgaagactgcgcccaccctaccagagactgcccagagacgaaggccaccagagacaggatggcacgggcacagccagccgacaaccctagggttgtcgcgcacacatatcagcaaccccctccgccatacatccacggccccgctccgcatccaccgcaccacgcataccaacaccaccaggaggcacaaatcgtacctcctccacctccacaccagcaacaacaaaacatccaccacccccacgccccaaagcaagaggacttcgccgatcagccgtatcgcggagtcattcatatgatcaccgggggggtccagcgccgacttcgacacaaagcggcagaagagggaccattaccgcagcgtcaaccacgtcgccgtcacaggCCCAGtcatgcagacaaagtggtcccatgtgccactaaccttcgacgcccgagacgtcgatctgcgcaccgcaccccacatcgacgccatggttatcaactgcagtgtggcagACTGGGACCTCCataaagtcttagtcgacaatggcagccaggcggatatcatcttcctccatgccttcgatcgcatgggcataagccacagcctgctcaagccttcggacaacccgctttacggcttcggcggcaagggcacctttcctgtcggcaagatagagttacctctctccttcggtgtagcacccaatgcccaaagtgagcaagtcacattcgacatcgtcgacatgttgtacccatacaacgccataatgggccggggctccatcaacaagtttgaggcagccattcatggactttacctgtgcatgaagataccaggtccgcaaggcgccatcacggtctacggcaaccagcaggctgcgcgtaacatagaacgagacttcgtccccggacaaagaaacgtgcactgcctcacggcccaacgcGAGGTCCCTGTGTCTGCCAGCCCAACTGACAAAGAACACGATAAAGCACAGCTACAaagcaacgatgggaccaagactgtccccctcgaccaggccacgcccaagcagatggtcaccatcagcgaagacctcactc
It contains:
- the LOC103645095 gene encoding uncharacterized protein, with the translated sequence MDKKQQILVYTAASHMLLSMMAMVIQSRKRKRSESVETITYAPIEGRDRMRIEYLNNKIWKNDVTCVSMLRLNRASFFRFCKLFRDRGLLQDTIHLCVEQQVAMFLNTVGHNVRNRLVGTNFDRSGETVSRYFNKVLHAIGELRKEFIRPPSTSTPAKIAGNPRWDPYFKDCIGAIDGTHVRASVPKHMEASFRGRKSYATQNVMAAVDFNLRFTFVLAGWEGTAHDALVLRDALERDNGLRVPEGKFYLVDAGYGAKPGFMPPFRGVRYHLNEWGNNPVQNEKELFNHRHSSLRVSVERAFGSLKRRFKILDDATPFFPFSTQVEVVVACCIIHNWVIQDGGDDFIIPESEELPIINHQTSSHGQAIEHGIMVMDKETSGAKAGGGLCQWTPTQSTFVLTFLSNIVADGTKTSTGFKKVHLNACAKALNDHFKIIRTGDQVANHLKTWKKKYIRINYLKNLSAALWDENEFIVSLDHEHYKEHMADPKNKADDEYLNKPLSYYGFLATIFGNSVATGQYAKSSNDPLGNDGVNNGADGNAESGGMNHGIDKSVVNDDASSSAKPAKRAKTIDDIRRKTDCLVEAFDRGSERLAKAIEKASNALPDGLFEAVDSLPGFQLNHKSRYYQHLVRHPNDAHAFMNLPFDWKLSWFSNFVGDNF